One genomic window of Arachis hypogaea cultivar Tifrunner chromosome 8, arahy.Tifrunner.gnm2.J5K5, whole genome shotgun sequence includes the following:
- the LOC112705543 gene encoding uncharacterized protein isoform X3, which yields MAVAAAAATTLSALSISTVSAGFSFHPKPIHSKTNSLATRRGAVLLSFLAHTSFLSLTPASAIEFGISGPKDWLKDQKKKAYKFLLAPVDASRESLRSAYLLLMEPEAVYSEEDLQKFQELFRSAARDCVPQERNSFVNFQANTGVEVCTFRLIVKNAASLLGNKDPVKLKAEDLLDNLIRRKIADAVSETISSLDKFEQGIRDCLEI from the exons ATGGCGGTGGCGGCAGCGGCAGCAACTACCCTTTCAGCTCTCTCTATTTCCACCGTTAGCGCGGGATTTTCATTCCATCCAAAACccattcattcaaaaaccaactccTTAGCCACCCGAAGGGGCGCCGTTTTACTCTCCTTCCTTGCTCACACCTCCTTCCTCTCTTTAACTCCAGCCTCCGCCATTGAATTCGGCATCT CAGGACCTAAGGATTGGCTCAAAGACCAAAAGAAGAAGGCCTACAAGTTCCTATTAGCCCCCGTCGACGCCTCGCGCGAATCCCTTCGTTCTGCATATCTCTTGCTCA tgGAGCCCGAAGCTGTGTATTCCGAAGAGGATTTGCAGAAATTTCAGGAACTCTTCAGATCCGCCGCTAGGGATTGCGTTCCGCAGGAGAGGAATTCCTTTGTCAACTTCCAAGCCAACACCGGTGTAGAG GTGTGCACGTTTCGGTTGATCGTGAAGAATGCAGCCTCTTTGCTTGGAAATAAGGATCCTGTAAAGTTGAAAGCTGAAGACTTGCTAGATAATCTTATAAG AAGAAAGATAGCTGACGCTGTATCGGAAACCATATCTTCTCTTGACAAATTTGAGCAGGGGATCAGGGATTGCCTTGAAATCTAA
- the LOC112705543 gene encoding uncharacterized protein isoform X1, translated as MAVAAAAATTLSALSISTVSAGFSFHPKPIHSKTNSLATRRGAVLLSFLAHTSFLSLTPASAIEFGISGPKDWLKDQKKKAYKFLLAPVDASRESLRSAYLLLMEPEAVYSEEDLQKFQELFRSAARDCVPQERNSFVNFQANTGVEVCTFRLIVKNAASLLGNKDPVKLKAEDLLDNLIRSFTSVTGLASKANIQLSSDRFAFNNMSSSWRRHIFPPFCVLNKIITIAEVL; from the exons ATGGCGGTGGCGGCAGCGGCAGCAACTACCCTTTCAGCTCTCTCTATTTCCACCGTTAGCGCGGGATTTTCATTCCATCCAAAACccattcattcaaaaaccaactccTTAGCCACCCGAAGGGGCGCCGTTTTACTCTCCTTCCTTGCTCACACCTCCTTCCTCTCTTTAACTCCAGCCTCCGCCATTGAATTCGGCATCT CAGGACCTAAGGATTGGCTCAAAGACCAAAAGAAGAAGGCCTACAAGTTCCTATTAGCCCCCGTCGACGCCTCGCGCGAATCCCTTCGTTCTGCATATCTCTTGCTCA tgGAGCCCGAAGCTGTGTATTCCGAAGAGGATTTGCAGAAATTTCAGGAACTCTTCAGATCCGCCGCTAGGGATTGCGTTCCGCAGGAGAGGAATTCCTTTGTCAACTTCCAAGCCAACACCGGTGTAGAG GTGTGCACGTTTCGGTTGATCGTGAAGAATGCAGCCTCTTTGCTTGGAAATAAGGATCCTGTAAAGTTGAAAGCTGAAGACTTGCTAGATAATCTTATAAG ATCTTTCACCTCTGTCACTGGGCTGGCAAGCAAAGCTAATATTCAACTCTCATCAGATAGGTTTGCCTTTAATAATATGTCATCATCATGGAGAAGACATATTTTCCCCCCTTTTTgtgttttaaataaaataataacaatagctGAGGTTCTGTAG
- the LOC112705543 gene encoding uncharacterized protein isoform X2 codes for MAVAAAAATTLSALSISTVSAGFSFHPKPIHSKTNSLATRRGAVLLSFLAHTSFLSLTPASAIEFGISGPKDWLKDQKKKAYKFLLAPVDASRESLRSAYLLLMEPEAVYSEEDLQKFQELFRSAARDCVPQERNSFVNFQANTGVEVCTFRLIVKNAASLLGNKDPVKLKAEDLLDNLIRSFTSVTGLASKANIQLSSDRRKIADAVSETISSLDKFEQGIRDCLEI; via the exons ATGGCGGTGGCGGCAGCGGCAGCAACTACCCTTTCAGCTCTCTCTATTTCCACCGTTAGCGCGGGATTTTCATTCCATCCAAAACccattcattcaaaaaccaactccTTAGCCACCCGAAGGGGCGCCGTTTTACTCTCCTTCCTTGCTCACACCTCCTTCCTCTCTTTAACTCCAGCCTCCGCCATTGAATTCGGCATCT CAGGACCTAAGGATTGGCTCAAAGACCAAAAGAAGAAGGCCTACAAGTTCCTATTAGCCCCCGTCGACGCCTCGCGCGAATCCCTTCGTTCTGCATATCTCTTGCTCA tgGAGCCCGAAGCTGTGTATTCCGAAGAGGATTTGCAGAAATTTCAGGAACTCTTCAGATCCGCCGCTAGGGATTGCGTTCCGCAGGAGAGGAATTCCTTTGTCAACTTCCAAGCCAACACCGGTGTAGAG GTGTGCACGTTTCGGTTGATCGTGAAGAATGCAGCCTCTTTGCTTGGAAATAAGGATCCTGTAAAGTTGAAAGCTGAAGACTTGCTAGATAATCTTATAAG ATCTTTCACCTCTGTCACTGGGCTGGCAAGCAAAGCTAATATTCAACTCTCATCAGATAG AAGAAAGATAGCTGACGCTGTATCGGAAACCATATCTTCTCTTGACAAATTTGAGCAGGGGATCAGGGATTGCCTTGAAATCTAA